A stretch of Helicobacter pylori DNA encodes these proteins:
- a CDS encoding SDR family oxidoreductase, whose product MAHILVSGATSGFGLEIAKAFLQKNHVVFGTGRRQENLQKLQLAYPKRFIPLCFDLKNKLETKRALETIFSMTDRIDALINNAGLALGLNKAYECELDDWEIMIDTNIKGLLHLTRLILPSMIEHDQGTIINLGSIAGTYPYPGGNVYGASKAFVKQFSLNLRADLAGTNIRVSNVEPGLCGETEFSMVRFKGDKIKAQSVYENTLYLKPQDIANIVLWIYEQPLHVNINRIEIMPISQTFAPLPTHKSP is encoded by the coding sequence ATGGCGCACATTTTAGTTAGCGGGGCGACTTCAGGGTTTGGGTTAGAAATCGCTAAGGCGTTTTTACAAAAAAACCATGTGGTTTTTGGCACAGGGAGGCGGCAAGAGAATTTACAAAAATTGCAGCTCGCTTATCCCAAGCGTTTCATTCCCCTGTGTTTTGATCTTAAGAACAAGCTTGAAACTAAGCGAGCGCTAGAAACTATTTTCTCCATGACGGATCGCATTGACGCTTTAATCAATAACGCCGGCTTAGCGCTAGGCTTGAACAAGGCTTATGAATGCGAGTTAGACGACTGGGAAATCATGATAGACACGAATATCAAGGGGTTGTTGCATCTCACCCGTTTGATCTTGCCCTCTATGATAGAGCATGACCAAGGGACTATCATCAATCTTGGCTCTATCGCTGGCACTTACCCCTATCCTGGTGGGAATGTCTATGGAGCGAGCAAGGCGTTTGTGAAGCAATTTTCTTTAAATTTGCGAGCGGATTTAGCTGGCACTAACATTAGAGTGAGCAATGTTGAACCCGGTTTGTGCGGCGAAACCGAATTCAGCATGGTACGCTTTAAGGGCGATAAAATCAAAGCCCAATCCGTCTATGAAAACACCCTTTACCTCAAACCACAAGATATTGCTAACATCGTGCTATGGATTTACGAACAACCCCTACATGTCAATATCAACCGCATAGAAATCATGCCCATAAGCCAAACTTTCGCTCCCCTACCCACCCATAAAAGCCCTTAA
- the hcpC gene encoding Sel1-like repeat protein HcpC, which yields MLENVKKSFFRVLCLGALCLGGLMAEQDPKELVGLGAKSYKERDFSQAKKYFEKACDLKENSGCFNLGVLYYQGQGVEKNLKKAASFYAKACDLNYSNGCHLLGNLYYSGQGVSQNTNKALQYYSKACDLKYAEGCASLGGIYHDGKVVTRDFKKAVEYFTKACDLNDGDGCTILGSLYDAGRGTPKDLKKALASYDKACDLKDSPGCFNAGNMYHHGEGVVKNFKEALARYSKACELENGGGCFNLGAMQYNGEGVTRNEKQAIENFKKGCKLGAKGACDILKQLKIKV from the coding sequence ATGTTAGAAAATGTCAAAAAGTCCTTTTTTAGGGTTTTGTGTTTGGGTGCGTTGTGTTTAGGGGGGTTAATGGCAGAGCAAGACCCTAAAGAGCTTGTGGGTTTGGGGGCAAAGAGCTACAAAGAGCGAGATTTTTCTCAAGCGAAGAAATATTTTGAAAAAGCTTGCGATCTGAAAGAAAATAGCGGGTGTTTTAATTTAGGGGTGCTTTATTATCAAGGGCAAGGGGTGGAAAAGAACTTGAAAAAAGCCGCCTCTTTTTACGCTAAAGCTTGCGATTTGAATTACAGCAATGGGTGTCATCTATTGGGGAATTTATATTACAGTGGGCAAGGCGTGTCCCAAAACACCAATAAAGCCCTACAATACTACTCTAAAGCGTGCGATTTGAAATACGCTGAAGGGTGCGCGAGCTTGGGGGGGATTTATCATGATGGTAAAGTGGTAACTAGGGATTTTAAAAAAGCGGTGGAATATTTCACTAAAGCGTGCGATTTAAACGATGGCGATGGCTGCACGATATTAGGGAGCTTGTATGATGCAGGCAGAGGCACGCCTAAAGATTTGAAAAAGGCGCTCGCTTCGTATGACAAAGCTTGCGATTTAAAAGACAGCCCAGGGTGCTTTAACGCAGGGAACATGTATCATCATGGCGAAGGCGTGGTAAAGAATTTTAAAGAGGCTCTCGCTCGTTATTCTAAGGCATGCGAATTGGAAAATGGCGGAGGGTGTTTCAATTTAGGGGCTATGCAATACAATGGCGAGGGCGTAACAAGGAATGAAAAGCAAGCCATAGAAAACTTTAAAAAAGGCTGTAAATTAGGTGCTAAAGGGGCGTGCGATATCCTCAAGCAGCTTAAGATCAAAGTTTAG
- a CDS encoding bifunctional 4-hydroxy-2-oxoglutarate aldolase/2-dehydro-3-deoxy-phosphogluconate aldolase: MQDKIIEILQISPIVPVVVIENIKDAVPLAQSLIEGGIPIIEVTLRSSCALEAIELIAKNVPKMRVGAGTILNLTQLEQAQNRGAEFLISPGLTIELLEHAKKKGMPLIPGVSSSSEVMQALEWGYSALKFFPAEYCGGVKLLNAFNGPFKGVKFCPTGGISADNMRSYLNLENVLCVGGSWLTPKDLIQNKEWDKITEICKRALALR; the protein is encoded by the coding sequence ATGCAAGATAAAATAATAGAAATTTTACAAATCAGCCCCATTGTCCCTGTGGTGGTGATTGAGAATATAAAAGACGCTGTGCCTTTAGCGCAAAGCCTGATAGAGGGGGGTATTCCAATCATAGAAGTAACTTTGCGATCCAGTTGCGCTTTAGAGGCCATAGAGCTTATTGCTAAGAATGTGCCAAAAATGCGCGTGGGCGCTGGCACGATCTTAAATCTTACTCAATTAGAGCAAGCGCAAAATAGGGGGGCAGAGTTTTTGATTAGCCCGGGCCTTACGATAGAGCTTTTAGAACACGCAAAGAAAAAAGGCATGCCTTTAATACCTGGGGTTTCTAGTAGCAGTGAAGTCATGCAAGCCTTAGAATGGGGCTATAGCGCTTTGAAATTTTTCCCGGCAGAGTATTGCGGAGGCGTTAAACTTTTAAACGCTTTTAATGGCCCTTTTAAAGGGGTGAAATTTTGCCCTACTGGGGGGATTAGCGCAGATAACATGCGTTCTTATTTGAATTTAGAAAATGTTTTGTGCGTGGGGGGGAGCTGGCTTACTCCTAAAGATTTAATTCAAAACAAAGAGTGGGATAAAATCACAGAAATTTGCAAGCGGGCGTTAGCTTTAAGATAA